One genomic region from Oncorhynchus gorbuscha isolate QuinsamMale2020 ecotype Even-year linkage group LG13, OgorEven_v1.0, whole genome shotgun sequence encodes:
- the rwdd2b gene encoding RWD domain-containing protein 2B, which translates to MTLPMLESSNIMAHLEQAESHLAEIELLSSMYPGEDELVITDQLAVAELREYVEGATDTYPLSRPHILIKQKLDTDTVKGVNVTISCTYSSDYPNVLPEIAVRCPDLSRSQQAQLHSDMNAYLSESCRGDVCVLSAVEWVKDNVHLYLTDKSTSSTAAPGKKESRSTCSSSQPKEQFSRLWIYSHHIYNKRKRKNILEWSKELDLSGFSMPGKPGIICVEGPQSACEDFWARVKVLTWKKIIIRHREDVAVDSRRAEASVADHTDSLRRFTGFEEAVFDPHGNRGNHMNLGQLYQYLNERGCGDVFQLYFGIEGR; encoded by the exons ATGACACTCCCTATGCTG GAATCTTCGAACATTATGGCCCATCTCGAGCAGGCGGAATCTCACCTGGCTGAGATAGAGCTACTCTCCAGTATGTACCCCGGTGAAGACGAGCTGGTGATTACTGACCAACTAGCTGTGGCTGAGCTCAGGGAGTATGTGGAGGGAGCAACAGACACCTATCCTCTGTCCAGACCACACATCCTCATCAAACAGAAGCTGGACACTGACACTGTGAAGGGG GTGAACGTGACCATATCTTGCACCTACTCATCTGACTACCCTAATGTCTTACCTGAAATAGCTGTACG GTGTCCTGACCTCAGCCGATCCCAGCAGGCCCAGCTTCACTCAGACATGAACGCCTACCTCTCAGAGAGCTGCCGTGGAGATGTCTGCGTCCTCTCTGCCGTGGAGTGGGTGAAAGACAACGTACACCTGTACCTGACCGACAAGAGCACATCATCAACAGCAGCCCCTGGCAAGAAAGAGTCTCGGTCTACCTGCTCATCTTCGCAGCCCAAAG agCAGTTCAGTCGCCTGTGGATCTACAGCCACCACATCTATaataagaggaagaggaagaacatTCTGGAGTGGTCCAAGGAGCTGGATCTGTCAGGGTTCAGTATGCCTGGCAAGCCTGGGATCATCTGTGTGGAAGGCCCTCAGTCGGCCTGCGAAGACTTCTGGGCCAG GGTGAAGGTTCTAACCTGGAAGAAAATCATTATTCGTCACAGAGAGGATGTTGCCGTGGACAGTCGGAGGGCTGAGGCCAGCGTGGCAGACCACACGGATTCCCTCCGTAGGTTCACAGGGTTCGAGGAGGCTGTGTTTGATCCACACGGGAACAGAGGAAACCATATGAACCTGGGCCAGCTCTATCAGTACCTCAACGAGAGAGGATGTGGAGACGTCTTTCAGCTTTACTTTGGAATTGAAGGAAGGTAG